The sequence CACGCTCACCCGGCAGCCGCCGCACATGCCGGTGCCGTCGATCATGATGGGGTTCAGGCTCACCAGGGTCTTGATACCATAGGGCTCCGTGGTCTTGCACACGAACTTCATCATGATGATGGGCCCGATGGCGATGACCAGGTCATAGCTGGCCCCGCCGTCAATCAGGCTCTTCAGCTTATCGGTCACCAGGCCCTTTTCTCCGTATGTACCGTCGTCGGTGGTGAGGTAGAAGCGGTCGCAGTTGGCCTTAAACTCATCCTCCAGGATGACGATGTCCCTGGATCGGAACCCGGCGATCACGTCCACCTGCACCCCCCGGGCGTGGAGGGCCTTGGCCTGGGGGAAGGCGATGGCGCAGCCCACGCCGCCGCCGATGACCGCCACCCGCTTCACATCCGGCTCCACCTCGGTGGCCGTGCCCAGCGGGCCCACAAAGTCCAGAATGTCGTCCCCCGCCTCCAGGCCGTCCAGCAGCTCGGTGGTCAGGCCCACCTTCTGGAAGATGATGGTGACGGTGCCCGCCGCCCGGTCGTAGTCCGCAATGGTCAGGGGGATACGCTCTCCCTTTTCATCCACCCGCAGAATGACGAACTGCCCCGGCTGCGCCTTTTTGGCGATTAACGGCGCCTCCACGTCCATCCGCGTGACGGTGGGGTTGAGTCTCTCTTTTCGTATGA is a genomic window of Intestinimonas massiliensis (ex Afouda et al. 2020) containing:
- a CDS encoding sulfide/dihydroorotate dehydrogenase-like FAD/NAD-binding protein — protein: MAKIIRKERLNPTVTRMDVEAPLIAKKAQPGQFVILRVDEKGERIPLTIADYDRAAGTVTIIFQKVGLTTELLDGLEAGDDILDFVGPLGTATEVEPDVKRVAVIGGGVGCAIAFPQAKALHARGVQVDVIAGFRSRDIVILEDEFKANCDRFYLTTDDGTYGEKGLVTDKLKSLIDGGASYDLVIAIGPIIMMKFVCKTTEPYGIKTLVSLNPIMIDGTGMCGGCRVSVGGQVKFACVDGPDFDGHQVDFDELITRNGAYREREAETKQSHLCRLQQWKEGV